One genomic window of Salvia miltiorrhiza cultivar Shanhuang (shh) chromosome 4, IMPLAD_Smil_shh, whole genome shotgun sequence includes the following:
- the LOC131019951 gene encoding pantothenate kinase 2, giving the protein MDSLREREDHQELSIGIDGNLNIDNLADDISKLNFDTEKDRGSSVLEKEEQLGDKDMAPMAGNSIHRSSSRPQLDLSGAAIQGNFEEKDPTILLPNQSDDISHLALDIGGSLIKLVYFSRHENQPVNDRRRKIITARLGITNFNRRSFPILGGRLHFVKFETSKITECLDFIYSKQLHRGGMDSRCWQTEGANTENTVIKATGGGAYKFADLFKERLGISIEKEDEMNCLVSGANFLLKAIRHEAFTHMEGRKEFVQLDSNDLFPYLLVNIGSGVSIIKVDGEGVFERVSGTNVGGGTYWGLGKLLTKCKSFDELLELSQRGDNRTIDMLVGDIYGGMDYSKIGLSASTIASSFGKAISENKEIEDYRPEDISLSLLRMISYNIGQISYLNALRFGLKRIFFGGFFIRGHAYTMDTISFAVHFWSKGQAQAMFLRHEGFLGALGAFLSYEKHGLDDLLVHQFVERFPMGAPYIGGNVHGPPLGDLNEKISWMEKFVLKGTEITAPVPMLPPGTTGLGGFEVPSSRGDSLRPDASKLNVGVLHLVPSLEVFPLLADPKIYEPNTIDLSDHGELEYWFTVLSEHMPDLVDKAVASEGGTDDAKRRGDAFARAFSAHLARLMEEPAAYGKLGLANLLELREECLREFHFHDAYRSIKQRENEASLAVLQDLLMELDSMNEESRLLTLIEGVLAANIFDWGSRACVELYHKGTIIEIYRMSRDKMQRPWRVDDFDIFKERMFGSAEKKPHKYKRALLFVDNSGADVVLGMLPLARELLRRGTEVVLVANSLPALNDVTAMELPEIVAEAAKHCDILRGAAEAGGLLVDAMINVQDSPRESSLSVPLMVVENGCGSPCIDLRQVSSELAAAAKDADLIVLEGMGRALHTNFNAKFKCDALKLAMVKNQRLAAKLINGNIYDCVCRFEPATYL; this is encoded by the exons ATGGATagtttaagagagagagaggaccaCCAAGAACTCAGCATTGGGATTGACGGCAATTTAAATATTGATAATCTTGCTGATGACATATCCAAACTCAATTTTGATACTGAAAAGGATAGAGGCAGTTCTGTTCTAGAGAAAGAGGAGCAGTTGGGAGACAAGGATATGGCTCCGATGGCTGGAAATTCGATTCACCGATCGTCGTCACGGCCGCAGCTGGACCTCAGTGGAGCCGCCATACAGGGGAATTTCGAGGAGAAGGATCCCACCATTCTGCTGCCTAATCAGTCTGATGATATCTCGCATTTGGCTTTGGATATTGGAG GATCTCTCATTAAGTTGGTGTATTTCTCAAGGCATGAGAACCAACCAGTCAATGACAGGAGGAGAAAGATAATCACGGCACGACTGGGTATTACCAATTTCAATAGAAGGAGCTTCCCAATTCTTGGTGGGAGGCTGCATTTTGTAAAATTTGAGACGTCTAAAATCACTGAGTGCTTGGATTTCATCTACTCTAAGCAGCTCCATCGTGGTG GAATGGATTCACGTTGTTGGCAAACTGAGGGTGCAAACACTGAGAACACGGTaattaag GCAACAGGTGGTGGGGCCTACAAATTTGCTGATCTATTCAAGGAAAGGCTTGGTATAAGCATAGAGAAAGAGGATGAAATGAATTGCCTAGTTTCAGGTGCAAATTTTTTGCTCAAG GCAATCCGACATGAAGCTTTTACACATATGGAGGGCCGGAAAGAGTTCGTGCAGCTCGACTCCAATGACTTGTTTCCGTATCTTCTCGTCAATATAGGATCTGGTGTCAGTATAATCAAG GTTGATGGGGAGGGTGTTTTTGAGCGTGTTAGTGGAACAAATGTCGGAGGTGGCACATACTGGGGTCTCGGAAAGCTTTTGACAAAGTGTAAAAG TTTTGACGAACTCTTGGAGCTGAGCCAACGGGGAGATAACAGAACTATTGATATGCTTGTTGGGGATATATATGGAGGAATGGATTACTCCAAG ATCGGTCTTTCTGCATCGACTATTGCTTCTAGTTTCGGCAAGGCTATTTCTGAAAATAAGGAGATTGAAGACTACAGACCTGAAGACATATCTCTGTCCCTCTTAAGAATGATTTCCTATAACATAGGCCAG ATCTCTTACTTAAATGCATTGCGTTTTGGACTTAAGCGTATATTTTTTGGAGGGTTTTTCATCAGGGGCCATGCCTACACCATGGACACCATCTCATTTGCTGTTCATTTCtg GTCTAAAGGACAAGCACAAGCAATGTTTTTGAGGCATGAAGGGTTTCTGGGTGCTTTAGGTGCATTTCTGAGCTATGAAAAGCATGGCTTGGATGACCTTTTGGTTCATCAGTTTGTAGAAAGGTTCCCAATGGGTGCACCGTATATTGGAGGAAATGTCCATGGTCCACCTTTAGGAGATCTGAACGAGAAG ATATCGTGGATGGAGAAGTTTGTGCTGAAGGGAACTGAAATCACTGCTCCTGTTCCGATGTTGCCTCCAGGAACAACTGGCCTCGGAGGCTTTGAAGTTCCATCATCCAGAGGAGATAGCCTACGCCCCGACGCTAGCAAACTGAACGTGGGCGTTCTCCATCTTGTACCGAGTTTGGAGGTGTTTCCTTTGTTGGCTGATCCGAAAAT ATATGAGCCCAACACTATAGATCTTTCAGATCATGGAGAGCTGGA GTATTGGTTCACTGTGCTGTCCGAACATATGCCCGACCTTGTTGATAAG GCTGTGGCTAGTGAAGGTGGTACTGATGACGCGAAGCGAAGGGGTGATGCATTTGCTCGTGCCTTCTCTGCTCACCTCGCAAG GTTGATGGAGGAGCCAGCAGCATATGGAAAGTTGGGGCTGGCCAACCTCTTGGAGTTAAGAGAAGAGTGCTTGAGGGAGTTTCACTTCCATGATGCCTACCGAAGCATTAAACAGAG GGAAAACGAGGCATCACTTGCAGTTCTGCAAGATCTGTTAATGGAACTCGACAGTATGAATGAG GAGTCGAGATTGCTAACTTTAATTGAAGGAGTACTTGCAGCAAACATCTTCGACTGGGGATCTCGTGCTTGTGTTGAACTCTACCATAAGGGCACaattattgaaatatatagaaTGAGTCGCGACAAGATGCAAAGACCTTGGCGG GtggatgattttgatattttcAAAGAGAGAATGTTCGGTTCTGCAGAAAAGAAGCCTCACAAATATAAAAGAGCATTGCTTTTTGTAGACAACTCCGGTGCTGATGTTGTCTTGGGAATGCTTCCACTTGCAAGGGAACTTCTCCGACGAGGGACTGAA GTAGTGCTGGTCGCCAATTCTCTTCCCGCCCTGAACGACGTTACTGCAATGGAGCTACCTGAAATCGTTGCTGAGGCTGCTAAG CACTGTGACATTCTCCGAGGGGCGGCTGAAGCCGGGGGGCTGCTCGTGGATGCGATGATCAACGTCCAAGATAGCCCTAGAGAAAGCTCGTTGTCAGTACCGTTGATGGTGGTCGAAAACGGGTGTGGAAGTCCGTGCATAGACCTGCGACAAGTGAGCTCGGAGTTGGCTGCTGCTGCCAAGGATGCTGACCTG ATTGTTCTAGAAGGGATGGGACGAGCTCTGCATACCAACTTCAACGCAAAGTTCAAATGCGACGCTCTCAAG CTGGCGATGGTGAAGAACCAGCGTTTGGCAGCGAAGCTCATCAACGGAAATATATATGACTGCGTATGTAGATTTGAACCAGCTACCTACCTCTAA